A genomic region of Trifolium pratense cultivar HEN17-A07 linkage group LG3, ARS_RC_1.1, whole genome shotgun sequence contains the following coding sequences:
- the LOC123917788 gene encoding 11S globulin seed storage protein 2-like, giving the protein MELDLTPKTAQPLLEGDGGGYYIWLSSQVPLLAKTNVGAGQLVLQPRGFALPHYADSSKVGIVTEGTDGVVGMILPNTKKEIVLKLKKGDVIPVPIGGVSWWFNDGDSNLNIIFLGETSTAHVPGEFTYFFLSGVQGLLGSFSSDLISKVYNFNKDEVNKLTQSQKGVVVIKLEKDQPMPKPQLSLTKDFVYDIDSKVPEVKSQNVGLVTTLTEKDFSFIKDVGLSVIRVKLEPNAIKAPSNLVTPGIQLIYIARGSGKFEIVGLSGKRVLDSEVKVGHLIVVPQFFVVAQIAGEEGLESYSIVTTTKPLFEELAGKTSVWGALSPTVQQVSFNVDSKFQKLFISKTTKNTNLIPPTI; this is encoded by the exons ATGGAGTTAGATCTAACACCAAAGACAGCACAACCATTGCTCGAGGGAGATGGTGGTGGTTATTACATTTGGTTAAGTTCTCAAGTTCCACTTTTGGCTAAGACGAATGTTGGTGCTGGTCAACTTGTTCTTCAGCCAAGGGGATTTGCTCTTCCTCATTATGCTGATTCATCCAAAGTTGGTATTGTTACAGAAG GGACTGATGGAGTAGTTGGAATGATACTCCCCAACACCAAAAAAGAGATAGTTTTGAAACTTAAGAAAGGAGATGTTATACCTGTCCCTATTGGAGGTGTTTCATGGTGGTTCAATGATGGTGACTCAAACCTTAACATTATATTTCTTGGAGAAACTTCAACGGCTCATGTTCCAGGGGAATTCACTTATTTTTTCCTAAGTGGTGTTCAAGGACTTTTAGGAAGTTTCTCTAGTGATTTAATAAGCAAAGTATATAATTTCAATAAAGATGAAGTGAATAAGTTAACACAAAGTCAAAAGGGTGTTGTGGTaattaaattagaaaaagaCCAACCAATGCCTAAGCCACAATTGAGCCTAACTAAAGACTTTGTTTATGACATTGATTCTAAAGTCCCAGAAGTTAAGTCCCAAAATGTAGGATTAGTCACAACCTTAACAGAGaaagatttttcttttattaaggATGTTGGTTTGAGTGTGATTAGAGTTAAACTTGAACCTAATGCTATTAAGGCACCATCAAACTTAGTTACCCCTGGGATTCAGTTAATTTACATAGCTAGAGGAAGTGGAAAATTTGAAATTGTGGGATTAAGTGGAAAACGTGTCTTGGATAGTGAAGTTAAGGTTGGTCATTTGATTGTTGTGCCACAATTTTTTGTGGTTGCTCAAATTGCAGGTGAAGAAGGATTGGAGAGTTATTCTATTGTCACAACTACCAA GCCATTGTTTGAAGAATTAGCTGGTAAGACATCAGTTTGGGGAGCCTTATCACCTACGGTGCAACAAGTGTCTTTCAATGTGGATTCTAAGTTTCAAAAGCTTTTCATATCCAAGACAACAAAAAACACGAATCTCATTCCCCCTACTATTTAA
- the LOC123917790 gene encoding glutelin type-A 3-like, translated as MNKRDKKSMEFDLTPKIAQPLIEGDGGGYYIWLSSQVPLLAKTNVGAGQLVLQPRGFALPHYADSSKVGYVIEGTDGVAGMILPNTKKEIVLKLKKGDVIPVPVGCVSWWFNDGDSNLNIIFLGETSTAHVPGEFTYFFLSGLYVQGLVGSFSSDLISKVYNFNKDEVNKLTQSQKDVVIIKIEKDQLMPKPQLGLTKDFVYDIDAKVPDTEAQNVGLVTTLTEVDFPFIKDVGLSAIRVKLEPNAIKAPSNLVTPGIQLIYIAKGSGKFEIVGLNGKRVLDTEVKVGHLIVVPQFFVVAQIAGEEGLESFSIVTTTKPVFEELAGKVSVLGALSPTVQQVSFNVDSEFQKLFISKTTQNTNLIPPTI; from the exons ATGAACAAAAGAGATAAGAAATCAATGGAGTTTGATCTAACACCAAAGATAGCACAACCATTGATTGAGGGAGATGGTGGAGGGTATTACATTTGGTTAAGTTCTCAAGTTCCACTTTTGGCTAAGACAAATGTTGGTGCTGGTCAGCTTGTTCTTCAGCCAAGGGGATTTGCTCTTCCTCATTATGCTGATTCATCCAAAGTTGGTTATGTTATTGAAG GAACTGACGGAGTGGCTGGAATGATACTCCCTAACACCAAAAAAGAGATAGTTTTGAAACTTAAGAAAGGAGATGTTATACCTGTTCCTGTTGGATGTGTTTCATGGTGGTTCAATGATGGCGACTCAAACCTTAACATTATATTTCTTGGAGAAACTTCAACAGCTCATGTTCCAGGGGAATTCACCTATTTTTTTCTAAGTGGT ctctatgTTCAAGGACTTGTAGGAAGTTTCTCTAGTGATTTAATAAGCAaagtatataattttaataaagatGAAGTCAATAAGTTAACACAAAGTCAAAAGGATGTTGTGataatcaaaatagaaaaagacCAACTAATGCCTAAGCCACAATTGGGCCTAACTAAAGACTTTGTTTATGACATTGATGCTAAAGTCCCGGACACCGAGGCCCAAAATGTAGGATTAGTAACAACCTTAACGGAGGTAGATTTTCCTTTTATTAAGGATGTTGGTTTGAGTGCGATTAGAGTTAAACTTGAACCTAATGCTATTAAGGCACCATCAAACTTAGTTACTCCTGGGATTCAGTTAATTTACATTGCTAAGGGAAGTGGAAAATTTGAAATTGTGGGATTAAATGGAAAACGTGTCTTGGATACTGAAGTTAAGGTTGGTCATTTGATTGTTGTGCCACAATTTTTTGTGGTTGCTCAAATTGCAGGTGAAGAAGGATTAGAGAGTTTTTCTATTGTCACAACTACTAA GCCTGTGTTTGAAGAGTTGGCTGGCAAGGTATCGGTGTTGGGAGCCTTATCACCTACGGTGCAACAAGTGTCTTTCAATGTGGATTCTGAGTTTCAAAAGCTTTTCATATCTAAGACCACTCAAAACACAAATCTCATTCCCCCTACTATTTAG